GGCCCAACCATGTACCCCTGCGTGGTCGGCCACGAGATCGTCGGCATCGCCGTCCGGGTAGGATCCGAGGTCAAACATATCAAAGTCGGCGACCGTGTTGGAGTCGGCGCCCAGTCCGACTCCTGTCGCAACCGAAGGGGTAAATGCAGCGACTGCTCCGCCGGACGAGAGAACATGTGCTGGAAAGAAGGCCGCGCCGATACATACAACGGCGTCTACCTGAACGGCGGCAAGTCCTACGGTGGGCACGCCGACTACAACCGTGCTCCGGGCCACTTCGTAATCAAGATCCCGGACCAGATGAACCCTACCCACGCTGCTCCGATGCTCTGCGGTGGCATCACAACATATTCGCCATTGAAGGCCAACGGGTGTGGACCGGGAAAGCGCGTGGGGGTAATCGGCGTCGGTGGATTGGGCCACTTTGCCATTTTGTGGGCGAAGGCTCTTGGCGCCGATCGAGTGGTGGGGGTTTCGCGCAGGGAGTCCAAACGTGCCGATGTGTTGAAGCTGGGTGCTGATGACTATATCGCtaccgaggatgagaaggattgGGCTCAGACTCATGCTGCCAGTCTGGATCTTATTATCTGTACCGTTTCGTCGCCGGACATGCCGTTACGGGATTATATGGGTTTGCTAGATTCCTATGGTCGGTTGGTTCAGGTGGGCGCACCTGAGGATAAGCTGCCTGTTCTTTATGCCTTCGACTTTATTCCGAAAGGGAAGTCGCTCTCGGGGAGTGTTATCGGGTCCCcgaaggagatcgaggagatgctgcagCTGGCTGTTGAGAAGAATGTTCAGCCGTGGGTGGTGGAACGGCCGCTAAGTGACGCGAACCAGGCCTTTATCGATATGGAGAACGGTCTGGCCAGATATCGGTATACGCTTGTAAATGAGAAGCATATTTAAACATGATGCAATGTTAGGGTTAGTGGCAGGTTGAATTTATCCTGGTCGATATGTAGAGAAATAAGTATCCCGCAAGATGCACGTGAGCTGCTAGGCTGAATACGAATAAGCAGATTTAGGGCCAGGCTGTCCAGTGATCTTCTCAGTTCTGATCAACGACCAAGGACCCAGTACACTAATCATGCAGGGGATGGatcaaaaataaacaaaaacaaaagggtACAAATACCTACCAACGTTTAGGTTCATATACCCCTCATCCTTCTAAAATTATATAATTGGACAATTGACGAATCGAAAAGTCTAATAAAATGCACAATGTCGTCGCGAATACCGCGCGTCCATCACTGGACGAGTTGCGCATGACAGAGATCCTGCAAGCCATTGAACGAGGTCACGTCGACACAGCACAATCTCTCCTGGATGGCGTGTCCCCTGACATTCAGGACCGCACGGGCCGAACCCTCTTTTCCCGAGCGGTTTCACTCAATTCAAAGGAAGAACTCCAAAGCCGCCTCAAGGCAGAAATCATGTTCGACCTCCTGATTGCCAGAGGTGCCGATCCCGATCTCGGAGATCATACGGGAGAAACACCCGTGCATTGGGCGGCAAAA
The sequence above is a segment of the Aspergillus oryzae RIB40 DNA, chromosome 3 genome. Coding sequences within it:
- a CDS encoding NAD(P)-dependent alcohol dehydrogenase (alcohol dehydrogenase, class V), with product MTSDSNSDYVFQGWMGLDKDSVGNMKWQTYEPKPWEETDVDIKITHSGICGSDIHTLRSGWGPTMYPCVVGHEIVGIAVRVGSEVKHIKVGDRVGVGAQSDSCRNRRGKCSDCSAGRENMCWKEGRADTYNGVYLNGGKSYGGHADYNRAPGHFVIKIPDQMNPTHAAPMLCGGITTYSPLKANGCGPGKRVGVIGVGGLGHFAILWAKALGADRVVGVSRRESKRADVLKLGADDYIATEDEKDWAQTHAASLDLIICTVSSPDMPLRDYMGLLDSYGRLVQVGAPEDKLPVLYAFDFIPKGKSLSGSVIGSPKEIEEMLQLAVEKNVQPWVVERPLSDANQAFIDMENGLARYRYTLVNEKHI